A single genomic interval of Porphyromonas sp. oral taxon 275 harbors:
- a CDS encoding endonuclease/exonuclease/phosphatase family protein, with translation MNDTTASAPHTSHLLRRPSALRLSLLLLAFLLGDAKAAAQERAELWVMSYNVENLFDPEDDPSKADEDFLPEGSYHWTKTRYRTKLMQVATVLSSAREGLYSPDLIGLVEVESARCLEDLLRLQTRLSEEYSYLITEGADRRGIDVALLYRRSAFQLLGWEQIDLQPPGVEPLATRPLLHALGRLPSGDSLHIFVCHLPSRRGGARHSQPYRDHAASLLAARCQPLLQQAVEGARCHILILGDFNGTPDEAPTRRILGAQPYPSDAAMQASPAKLYYLQPRQGKGEPPGSYCYQGIWSYLDQILASASLLEQEPKGLRYLPHSSRVVFFPWLGEQAKERSDFPRPRRSYLGTYYHGGYSDHYPVLAGFSYPLPSESAK, from the coding sequence ATGAACGACACCACAGCCTCCGCGCCCCACACCTCCCACCTCCTTCGCCGCCCTTCTGCCCTCCGCCTTAGCCTACTCCTCCTCGCCTTCCTGCTAGGAGACGCAAAAGCCGCAGCCCAAGAGCGTGCCGAGCTCTGGGTGATGAGCTACAACGTGGAGAACCTCTTCGACCCCGAGGACGACCCGTCGAAGGCGGACGAAGACTTCCTGCCCGAGGGGAGCTACCACTGGACGAAGACGCGCTACCGCACCAAACTCATGCAGGTCGCCACCGTCCTCAGCTCGGCTCGAGAGGGCCTCTATTCGCCTGACCTCATAGGCCTCGTCGAGGTCGAGAGTGCACGCTGTCTGGAGGACCTCCTTCGGCTACAGACGCGCCTCTCTGAGGAGTACAGCTACCTGATCACAGAGGGGGCCGATCGCCGCGGCATAGATGTCGCCCTGCTCTACCGCCGCTCGGCCTTTCAGCTGCTTGGCTGGGAGCAAATCGACCTGCAGCCTCCTGGGGTCGAGCCACTAGCCACGCGCCCCCTACTCCATGCCCTCGGGCGGCTCCCCTCAGGCGACAGCCTCCACATCTTCGTCTGCCACCTGCCCTCACGACGAGGCGGCGCCCGACATAGCCAGCCCTATAGAGATCATGCCGCCTCGCTCCTAGCTGCGCGCTGCCAGCCGCTCCTCCAGCAAGCGGTAGAGGGTGCTCGCTGCCATATCCTTATCCTCGGGGACTTCAATGGGACACCCGACGAAGCCCCGACGCGGCGTATCCTCGGAGCGCAGCCCTATCCATCCGATGCTGCGATGCAAGCCTCGCCTGCGAAGCTCTACTACCTACAGCCACGGCAAGGCAAGGGAGAGCCCCCGGGCAGCTATTGCTATCAAGGGATATGGAGCTACCTTGATCAGATCCTTGCCTCCGCCTCGCTGCTGGAGCAGGAGCCCAAGGGGCTACGCTACCTGCCCCACTCCAGCCGGGTAGTCTTCTTCCCTTGGCTCGGGGAGCAGGCGAAGGAGCGGAGCGACTTTCCTCGCCCACGCCGCAGCTACCTCGGCACCTATTACCATGGAGGCTACAGCGATCACTACCCCGTGCTCGCAGGCTTCAGTTACCCGCTCCCCAGCGAGTCCGCGAAGTAG
- the folK gene encoding 2-amino-4-hydroxy-6-hydroxymethyldihydropteridine diphosphokinase, whose product MAKLYLALGSNQGDRKALLDAARAACDASLGRVTGCSDYIETAPWGFSSPHPFLNAVLELETELSPLAVLERTQEIERQLGRQTKSSAAGYQDRPIDLDLLLYDDLVLETPRLTLPHPLMHLRDFVLEPLQQLAPTLQHPVLGLSIAELYSRLQR is encoded by the coding sequence ATGGCGAAGCTCTATCTTGCCCTCGGGAGCAACCAAGGCGACCGCAAGGCCCTTCTAGACGCAGCACGAGCAGCCTGTGATGCCTCCCTCGGGAGGGTCACGGGCTGCTCGGACTATATAGAGACCGCTCCCTGGGGCTTCTCGAGCCCCCACCCCTTCCTCAATGCCGTGCTGGAGCTGGAGACCGAGCTCAGCCCGCTAGCAGTCCTAGAGCGCACGCAGGAGATCGAGCGGCAGCTCGGGCGTCAGACCAAGAGCTCGGCGGCTGGCTACCAAGACCGCCCCATTGACCTAGACCTACTGCTCTACGACGACCTCGTACTCGAGACGCCCCGCCTCACCCTACCGCACCCGCTGATGCACCTCAGGGACTTCGTCCTCGAACCGCTCCAGCAGCTTGCCCCTACGCTGCAGCACCCTGTCTTGGGGCTCAGCATCGCCGAGCTCTACAGCAGGCTCCAGCGCTAG
- the queA gene encoding tRNA preQ1(34) S-adenosylmethionine ribosyltransferase-isomerase QueA: protein MKDTKLSHFELDIPEQLIAKKPAAFRDDARMLVLHRQTGEIEHRHFRDILDYFEKDDVFVFNDTKVFPARMYGNKEKTGAQIEVFLLRELNPALKLWDVVVDPARKIRIGNKLYFGKNDELVAEVIDNTTSRGRTLRFLYDGDQETFRQMLYSMGETPLPKYMNRTPTSDDSQRYQTLFARNEGAVIGPAAGFHFSRELLLRMEIRDIHKAFITVHNGLGNYRDIDVEDLTKYKMESEQIIIPEEACTIVNKASDAGRNICAVGTSTLRAMETASGTQRHMKPFDGWTSRFIFPPYEFNVPNRLVTNLHMSKSILLMMAAAFGGYEHVMHAYSVAIKEKYRFGAYGDAMFILD, encoded by the coding sequence ATGAAGGATACCAAGCTAAGTCACTTCGAACTAGACATCCCCGAGCAGCTCATCGCCAAGAAGCCCGCTGCCTTCCGCGACGATGCCCGTATGCTCGTCCTGCACCGCCAGACGGGCGAGATCGAGCACCGACACTTCAGGGACATCCTCGACTACTTCGAGAAGGATGACGTCTTCGTCTTCAACGACACCAAGGTCTTCCCTGCCCGCATGTATGGCAACAAGGAGAAGACGGGCGCCCAAATCGAGGTCTTCCTCCTACGCGAGCTGAACCCCGCCCTCAAGCTCTGGGACGTCGTCGTCGACCCCGCGCGCAAGATCCGCATCGGTAACAAGCTCTACTTCGGGAAGAACGACGAACTCGTGGCCGAGGTCATCGACAACACTACCTCACGCGGTCGTACGCTGCGCTTCCTCTACGATGGCGACCAGGAGACCTTCCGCCAGATGCTCTACAGCATGGGCGAGACACCGCTGCCCAAATACATGAATCGCACGCCTACGAGCGACGACTCGCAGCGCTACCAGACGCTCTTCGCACGCAACGAAGGTGCGGTCATCGGCCCAGCAGCAGGCTTCCACTTCAGCCGCGAGCTGCTGCTGCGCATGGAGATCCGCGACATCCACAAGGCCTTCATCACCGTGCACAACGGCCTGGGGAACTACCGTGACATCGACGTAGAGGACCTCACGAAGTACAAGATGGAGAGTGAACAGATCATCATCCCCGAGGAGGCCTGCACCATCGTCAATAAGGCCAGTGATGCGGGACGCAACATCTGTGCCGTCGGTACCTCTACCCTCCGCGCCATGGAGACAGCCTCGGGCACGCAGCGCCACATGAAGCCCTTCGACGGCTGGACCAGCCGCTTCATCTTCCCCCCCTACGAGTTCAACGTCCCCAACCGCCTAGTGACCAACCTCCACATGTCGAAGTCCATCCTCCTGATGATGGCCGCGGCCTTCGGGGGCTACGAGCACGTGATGCACGCCTACTCGGTAGCCATCAAGGAGAAGTACCGCTTCGGCGCCTACGGCGACGCGATGTTCATCCTCGACTAA
- the truB gene encoding tRNA pseudouridine(55) synthase TruB, whose translation MQKLDLVAGATLAVDKPLTWSSFQLVNKVRKECCRYLGIKKLKVGHAGTLDPLASGVMILCTGRHTKRIEELQAGRKEYIADIRLGATTPTFDRESEPDAHFPTEHITPELVAQALERFVGPIDQVPPTFSAVKVDGRRAYDLARKGRDFELKAKPIVIDELELLECKLPDLKVRVLCSKGTYIRALARDIGQALGSGGYLTDLRRTRVGDYSIDQCITLEELEHFLHEQVMTLDEAAACATN comes from the coding sequence ATGCAGAAGCTAGACCTCGTAGCCGGAGCTACCCTCGCGGTAGACAAGCCCCTCACCTGGAGCTCCTTCCAGCTCGTCAATAAGGTACGCAAGGAGTGCTGCCGCTATCTGGGCATCAAGAAGCTCAAGGTAGGCCACGCTGGCACCCTTGATCCGCTGGCCAGCGGCGTAATGATCCTCTGCACGGGACGCCATACCAAGCGCATCGAGGAGCTGCAGGCGGGACGCAAGGAGTACATCGCGGACATCCGCCTCGGGGCGACGACCCCGACCTTCGACCGCGAGAGTGAGCCCGACGCCCACTTCCCCACCGAGCACATCACCCCCGAGCTGGTAGCCCAGGCCCTGGAGCGCTTCGTAGGCCCTATAGACCAGGTGCCGCCGACCTTCTCCGCCGTCAAGGTCGATGGCCGTCGCGCCTATGACCTCGCCCGCAAGGGACGCGACTTCGAGCTCAAGGCCAAGCCCATCGTCATCGACGAGCTGGAGCTGCTGGAATGCAAGCTCCCGGATCTCAAGGTCCGCGTGCTGTGTAGCAAGGGCACCTACATACGTGCTCTAGCCCGTGACATCGGGCAGGCGCTAGGCTCGGGCGGCTACCTCACCGACCTCAGACGCACCCGTGTGGGTGACTACAGCATAGACCAGTGCATCACCCTCGAGGAGCTCGAGCACTTCCTCCACGAGCAGGTGATGACGCTCGACGAAGCCGCTGCCTGCGCCACGAACTAA
- the uppP gene encoding undecaprenyl-diphosphatase UppP: MTILQSFILAIVEGLTEFLPVSSTGHMILTEGILGMESTAYLKAFTVMIQFGAILSVLVYYFRRFLPFPIFGLKPDSSTSLGGWSLYGLMILGCIPAAVLGLLLNDYIDTLLGSTWVVLVMLFLGGILMLYIDRLFPEHGERPLRPKNALIIGLFQCLAMIPGVSRSMATIVGGMQQGLTRRQAAEFSFFLAIPTMAGATLLKGYKLYKELGVEVFRDNWDTLLVGNVVAFIVALLAIKFFIGFVSKYGFRFFGYYRIALALIVALALLLGADLSLS; this comes from the coding sequence ATGACCATCCTACAGAGCTTCATCCTCGCCATAGTCGAGGGTCTGACCGAGTTCCTCCCCGTCTCCTCTACGGGGCACATGATCCTCACCGAGGGTATCCTGGGCATGGAGAGCACGGCCTACCTCAAGGCCTTCACGGTGATGATCCAGTTCGGCGCCATCCTCTCGGTGCTGGTCTACTACTTCCGTCGCTTCCTCCCCTTTCCTATATTTGGGCTGAAGCCCGACAGCAGTACGAGCCTCGGTGGCTGGTCACTCTACGGGCTGATGATCCTAGGCTGCATCCCCGCTGCGGTGCTGGGGCTGCTGCTCAATGACTATATAGACACCCTCCTAGGCAGCACCTGGGTCGTCCTCGTGATGCTCTTCCTCGGGGGGATCCTCATGCTCTACATCGACCGCCTCTTCCCTGAGCACGGCGAGCGCCCGCTAAGGCCGAAGAACGCCCTCATCATCGGGCTCTTCCAGTGCCTGGCGATGATCCCTGGGGTCTCGCGCTCTATGGCGACAATCGTCGGGGGTATGCAGCAGGGGCTCACACGCCGCCAGGCAGCCGAGTTCTCCTTCTTCCTCGCCATCCCCACGATGGCAGGGGCTACGCTGCTGAAGGGCTACAAGCTGTATAAGGAGCTAGGCGTAGAGGTCTTCCGCGACAACTGGGATACGCTCCTCGTAGGTAATGTCGTTGCCTTCATCGTAGCTCTGCTGGCCATTAAGTTCTTCATCGGCTTCGTCAGCAAGTACGGCTTCCGCTTCTTCGGCTACTATCGCATCGCCCTGGCGCTCATCGTGGCCCTGGCGCTCCTCCTAGGCGCAGACCTCTCGCTCAGCTAA
- a CDS encoding DUF3098 domain-containing protein has product MLYSKKNYALMGASVLLILVGFLLMAGGKSTDPTAFSAEIFSAQRIVVAPIICVLGFVLMIYAILAGGTRGHHQKGGEDAA; this is encoded by the coding sequence ATGCTCTACAGCAAGAAAAACTACGCCCTAATGGGAGCCTCTGTGCTGCTCATCCTCGTGGGCTTCCTCCTGATGGCGGGGGGCAAGAGTACTGATCCGACGGCCTTCAGCGCCGAGATCTTCAGCGCGCAGCGCATTGTCGTGGCGCCCATCATCTGTGTCCTCGGCTTCGTGCTAATGATCTATGCTATCCTAGCCGGCGGCACCCGTGGGCATCATCAGAAGGGAGGAGAGGACGCAGCATGA
- a CDS encoding ABC transporter permease, producing the protein MGAPKAKQSSTLRYARLLSFISITFTLFMLGILGLVYALEQGLSSSIQSRMSLTIELSEQEAASPQTSIIQLKQAPWVHHVELISADSAARSLSSLLGEDPTKLLGYNPLQPLMKVYLQPAYTHPDSLEQLMKREPILRRSEGYSDQQTQWSSAARNLQTIRYILWAFLGLHLLVSFLQINTATGLVIYSQRMRIRTLSLLGARPGFVRRPFIGSAMLDGLGGGVIALGLIAGLTWFSQDFFGYALLQLCSPLQLGIIALCVLLVGVLVSCLSSWIATRKYIHMEEAKIHLL; encoded by the coding sequence ATGGGTGCCCCCAAAGCCAAACAATCCTCGACGCTGCGCTATGCACGTCTGCTGAGCTTCATCAGCATCACCTTTACCCTCTTCATGCTCGGCATCCTCGGCCTCGTCTATGCCCTCGAGCAGGGGCTCAGCTCCTCCATCCAGTCCCGCATGAGCCTGACCATAGAGCTCAGCGAGCAGGAGGCAGCCAGCCCTCAGACCAGCATCATCCAGCTCAAGCAAGCACCCTGGGTGCATCACGTAGAGCTTATCTCTGCCGATAGCGCCGCCCGCTCCCTATCCTCGCTACTCGGAGAGGACCCCACCAAACTACTGGGCTATAACCCGCTGCAGCCCCTGATGAAGGTCTACCTGCAGCCCGCCTACACCCATCCCGACAGCCTCGAGCAGCTGATGAAGCGCGAGCCCATCCTACGCCGCTCCGAGGGCTACAGCGACCAGCAGACGCAGTGGAGCAGCGCTGCGCGCAATCTACAGACCATCCGCTACATCCTCTGGGCCTTCCTCGGCCTCCATCTCCTGGTGAGCTTCCTGCAGATCAACACTGCTACGGGGCTCGTCATCTACTCGCAGCGCATGCGCATCCGTACCCTGTCGCTCCTCGGCGCGCGCCCAGGCTTCGTACGCCGCCCCTTCATCGGCAGCGCCATGCTCGACGGGCTGGGCGGGGGCGTCATCGCCCTCGGGCTGATCGCGGGGCTCACATGGTTCAGCCAGGACTTCTTCGGCTACGCTCTGCTCCAGCTCTGCAGCCCGCTCCAGCTGGGCATCATCGCCCTATGCGTCCTCCTCGTGGGGGTCCTCGTCAGCTGCCTCTCCTCCTGGATCGCCACACGTAAGTACATCCACATGGAGGAGGCTAAGATCCATCTCCTCTAG
- the ispF gene encoding 2-C-methyl-D-erythritol 2,4-cyclodiphosphate synthase gives MKIPFRTGFGYDVHRLEPGYDLWLGGIKIPHELGLEGHSDADVLLHAVCDALLGAAALGDIGVHFPPSDMQYKGIDSKILLERVCQLVREAGYELGNIDATIAAEAPKLNPHIPQMRQVMAGIMGLEVEAISLKATTSERLGFVGRSEGMAAYATALIALREAL, from the coding sequence ATGAAGATACCATTCCGTACCGGCTTCGGCTACGATGTGCACCGCCTGGAGCCAGGCTATGACCTGTGGCTCGGCGGGATCAAGATCCCCCACGAACTCGGGCTAGAGGGCCACTCCGACGCGGACGTCCTGCTGCACGCCGTCTGCGATGCGCTCCTTGGCGCCGCAGCCCTGGGCGACATCGGCGTCCACTTCCCCCCCTCGGACATGCAGTACAAGGGCATCGACAGCAAGATCCTCCTCGAGCGCGTATGCCAGCTGGTACGTGAGGCCGGCTATGAGCTGGGCAACATCGACGCGACGATCGCAGCCGAGGCGCCCAAGCTCAACCCACACATTCCCCAGATGCGTCAGGTGATGGCGGGCATCATGGGCCTTGAGGTCGAGGCTATCTCGCTGAAGGCTACGACCTCGGAGCGCCTAGGCTTCGTCGGGCGCAGCGAAGGGATGGCCGCCTACGCGACGGCCTTGATCGCCCTGCGCGAGGCGCTCTAG
- the porV gene encoding type IX secretion system outer membrane channel protein PorV has product MKRLIPKHKAVLQHSLLALGLLVGAGQAAAQTTEVYRPILTAMPSLQIAPDARSAALGDQGVATTPDVYAQHWNPAKYAFLPERAGLSLGYTPWLSRLTSGIALMQLGGYYSLGGETPQAVGASLRYFASGTQVRYDAQGNSLGDVRPNEYALDLSYSRALSRSFSLAVALRYMHSALDGSGDQRAGSAFAADVAGYLQRDLRIGSSESLWTLGFNLSNIGTKMSFDDGLTSSFIPTKLSLGTGLSYPIDQVHSLALHIEASKLLVPSPIMGDDAAARQRYYDTSSIAGIFRSLSDAPDGLKEELHEVRWALGAEYSFDQRFYVRLGYSYLHPTKGNLQALTSGVGLRLKAFRLDASYLISTIKHNPLDQTFRLSLGLDYEGLRELLK; this is encoded by the coding sequence ATGAAGAGACTTATCCCAAAGCATAAGGCCGTGCTCCAGCACAGCCTCCTCGCCCTCGGGCTCCTCGTCGGGGCTGGGCAAGCCGCAGCGCAGACGACCGAGGTCTACCGCCCCATCCTCACGGCGATGCCCTCGCTACAGATAGCCCCCGATGCGCGCAGTGCCGCCCTAGGGGACCAGGGCGTGGCGACGACGCCTGACGTCTACGCCCAGCATTGGAATCCTGCCAAGTACGCCTTCCTCCCCGAGCGTGCGGGGCTCAGCCTCGGCTACACCCCTTGGCTCTCACGCCTGACCAGCGGCATCGCGCTGATGCAGCTAGGCGGCTACTACAGCCTAGGCGGCGAGACACCGCAGGCCGTGGGCGCGAGCCTACGCTACTTCGCCAGCGGTACACAGGTGCGCTACGACGCTCAGGGGAATAGCCTCGGGGATGTACGGCCCAACGAGTACGCCCTTGACCTAAGCTATTCGCGTGCGCTCAGCCGCAGCTTCTCCCTCGCTGTCGCCCTACGCTACATGCACTCTGCCCTCGACGGCAGCGGGGATCAGCGTGCGGGCTCGGCCTTCGCCGCCGATGTCGCGGGCTACCTGCAGCGGGATCTACGCATAGGATCGAGCGAGAGTCTCTGGACGCTGGGCTTCAACCTAAGCAACATAGGGACGAAGATGAGCTTCGACGACGGACTGACCAGCTCCTTCATCCCCACCAAGCTCAGCCTAGGCACGGGACTCAGCTACCCGATCGACCAGGTGCACAGCCTAGCCCTACATATCGAGGCTAGCAAGCTGCTCGTCCCGAGTCCCATCATGGGCGACGATGCCGCCGCACGCCAGCGCTACTACGACACCTCCTCCATCGCGGGGATCTTCCGCAGCCTGAGCGACGCCCCCGACGGCCTCAAGGAGGAGCTTCACGAGGTGCGCTGGGCGCTCGGGGCAGAATACAGCTTTGACCAGCGCTTCTATGTGCGCCTGGGCTATAGCTACCTCCACCCCACCAAGGGCAACCTACAGGCACTGACCTCGGGGGTAGGACTGCGCCTCAAGGCCTTCCGCCTAGACGCCTCCTACCTCATCAGCACGATCAAGCACAATCCGCTCGACCAGACCTTCCGCCTATCCCTAGGCCTCGACTACGAAGGGCTGCGCGAGCTCCTCAAGTAA
- a CDS encoding GlsB/YeaQ/YmgE family stress response membrane protein, whose product MGIIASLIVGAIAGWLGGKIYKGSGLGLIGNIIVGILGGGVGSWLLDRLFHTSLGEGWFASILTGAIGAIVILFVLNLVFGKKK is encoded by the coding sequence ATGGGTATTATCGCATCACTTATCGTTGGAGCCATCGCGGGATGGCTGGGAGGAAAGATTTATAAGGGCAGTGGACTAGGCCTTATCGGGAATATCATCGTTGGTATCCTTGGCGGTGGCGTGGGGTCTTGGCTCCTGGATCGCCTATTCCACACCTCGCTCGGAGAGGGCTGGTTTGCCTCCATCCTGACGGGCGCTATTGGCGCTATCGTCATTCTCTTCGTGCTGAATCTAGTGTTTGGAAAGAAGAAGTAA
- the lysS gene encoding lysine--tRNA ligase, with translation MNILELSEQESFRRRSLEELRALGINPYPAEEYEVTGHAREILDSFEDEAPRRQVRVAGRVMGRRIMGKASFLELQDATGRIQIYITRDELCPGEDKALYNSVVKKLMDIGDFIGVEGEVFRTQMGEISVHAHSLTFLAKALRPLPVVKEKDGQTFDSFTDPELRFRQRYVDLVVNSGVKDIFLKRTKTFTAMRQFFNDRGYIEVDTPVLQPIPGGAAARPFITHHNALDIPLYLRIANELYLKRLIVGGFEGVYEFSRNFRNEGMDRTHNPEFTAMEIYVSYKDYNWMMAFTEQMLEYICMQVLGTTKVKVGEREIDFKAPYKRISMLDAIKEHTGIDISAMDEAELRATCQQLGIEVDETMGVGKLIDEIFGEKCEGSYIQPTFITDYPKEMSPLTKEHRSNPHLTERFELMVNGKELANAYSELNDPIDQRERFEEQLRLSEKGDDEAMFIDNDFLRALEYGMPPTSGMGIGMDRLVMLLTGQESIQEVLLFPQMRPEKVAPRDKKEVFAAAGISEEWVPVLHKAGYLTLEAVQSEEKPGRLLQQLMDIKKKYQLDLAPLTLETVTAWTEGGAKA, from the coding sequence ATCAATATCTTAGAGCTGAGCGAGCAGGAGAGCTTCCGCCGTCGTAGTCTGGAGGAGCTTCGCGCCCTTGGCATTAACCCTTATCCCGCAGAGGAGTACGAAGTGACAGGACATGCCCGAGAGATCCTCGATAGCTTCGAGGACGAGGCACCCCGCCGCCAGGTGCGTGTGGCAGGACGTGTCATGGGGCGTCGTATCATGGGGAAGGCCTCCTTCCTCGAGCTGCAGGATGCTACGGGGCGCATACAGATCTACATCACGCGCGACGAGCTCTGCCCTGGAGAGGACAAGGCGCTCTACAATAGCGTGGTGAAGAAGCTGATGGATATTGGTGACTTCATCGGGGTGGAGGGCGAAGTCTTCCGCACCCAGATGGGGGAGATCTCCGTCCACGCCCACAGCCTGACCTTCCTGGCGAAGGCACTGCGCCCACTGCCCGTGGTCAAGGAGAAGGACGGCCAGACCTTCGATAGCTTCACGGACCCTGAGCTGCGCTTCCGCCAGCGCTACGTCGACCTCGTGGTCAATAGCGGGGTGAAGGACATCTTCCTCAAGCGTACGAAGACCTTCACGGCGATGCGCCAGTTCTTCAATGATCGCGGCTACATCGAGGTAGATACGCCCGTGCTGCAGCCTATCCCTGGTGGAGCAGCGGCGCGCCCCTTCATCACGCATCACAATGCGCTGGACATCCCCCTCTATCTGCGTATCGCCAATGAGCTCTACCTCAAGCGCCTCATCGTCGGTGGCTTCGAGGGCGTCTACGAGTTCAGCCGCAACTTCCGTAACGAGGGGATGGACCGCACGCACAACCCCGAGTTCACCGCCATGGAGATCTATGTCTCCTATAAGGACTACAACTGGATGATGGCCTTCACCGAGCAGATGCTGGAGTACATCTGCATGCAGGTGCTTGGCACGACGAAGGTGAAGGTAGGGGAGCGCGAGATCGACTTCAAGGCTCCCTACAAGCGTATCTCCATGCTCGACGCGATCAAGGAGCATACGGGTATCGATATCAGTGCTATGGATGAGGCTGAGCTGCGCGCGACCTGCCAGCAGCTCGGCATCGAGGTGGACGAGACGATGGGCGTAGGCAAGCTGATTGATGAGATCTTCGGCGAGAAGTGCGAGGGCAGCTACATCCAGCCTACCTTCATCACCGACTACCCCAAGGAGATGTCCCCGCTGACCAAGGAGCATCGCTCCAATCCCCACCTCACCGAGCGCTTCGAGCTTATGGTCAATGGCAAGGAGCTGGCCAATGCCTACTCCGAGCTCAACGACCCGATCGACCAGCGCGAGCGCTTCGAGGAACAGCTCCGCCTCTCGGAGAAGGGCGATGACGAGGCTATGTTCATTGACAATGACTTCCTCCGTGCCCTGGAGTACGGCATGCCTCCGACCAGTGGCATGGGTATAGGTATGGACCGCCTGGTGATGCTGCTGACGGGTCAGGAGAGCATCCAGGAGGTGCTTCTCTTCCCCCAGATGCGTCCCGAGAAGGTGGCTCCCCGCGACAAGAAGGAGGTCTTCGCCGCCGCAGGTATCTCCGAGGAATGGGTGCCCGTACTGCACAAGGCTGGCTACCTCACCCTCGAGGCTGTGCAGAGCGAGGAGAAGCCCGGGCGTCTCCTGCAGCAGCTCATGGATATCAAGAAGAAGTATCAGCTCGACTTAGCACCGCTGACGCTCGAGACCGTCACCGCATGGACCGAGGGCGGAGCTAAGGCTTAG
- a CDS encoding NAD(P)H-dependent glycerol-3-phosphate dehydrogenase, with protein MAIADPVPSLPGRVGILGGGSWATALAKIVLTKQPQINWLLRTSTHVKEFTRLGHNPSYLTSVAFDTSRITFFTDSDVNDFFRACDTVILATPSPYIRYYLKRVRNSVIRPKLVINAIKGMVPEENILISDYLQEYKELKPGQIAVIAGPCHAEEIAKDRMSYLTVGCFDLGKAKMLSEELFSNEYVHCAVSRDVVGIEYAAVLKNIYAIASGICHGMNLGDNFQSVLISNAIAEMSHFVNTVHLLSRDVTESVYLGDLLVTAYSSYSRNRTFGNMIGKGYSVRAAQMEMNMVAEGYYGAKCVHEINQRYQVTMPICKAVYDILYGGAPVEQTIRQLSTLFK; from the coding sequence ATGGCTATAGCAGATCCAGTGCCCAGCTTACCTGGGCGTGTAGGCATACTCGGCGGAGGGAGCTGGGCTACGGCTCTGGCGAAGATCGTCTTGACGAAGCAGCCCCAGATCAACTGGCTGCTGCGCACCTCGACGCATGTCAAGGAGTTCACGCGCCTCGGGCATAACCCGAGCTACTTGACCTCCGTAGCCTTCGACACCTCACGGATTACCTTCTTCACCGACTCGGACGTCAATGACTTCTTCCGAGCCTGTGATACGGTGATCCTCGCGACCCCCTCTCCCTACATCCGCTACTACCTCAAGCGGGTACGCAACTCGGTCATCCGCCCCAAGCTCGTCATCAACGCGATCAAGGGCATGGTCCCTGAGGAGAACATCCTCATCTCGGACTACCTGCAGGAGTACAAGGAGCTGAAGCCCGGGCAGATCGCCGTCATCGCTGGCCCCTGCCACGCTGAGGAGATCGCCAAGGATAGGATGTCCTACCTCACGGTGGGCTGCTTCGACCTCGGCAAGGCCAAGATGCTGAGCGAGGAGCTCTTCAGTAACGAGTACGTCCACTGCGCCGTCAGCCGCGACGTCGTCGGCATCGAGTACGCCGCAGTGCTCAAGAATATCTACGCCATAGCCTCGGGGATCTGCCATGGGATGAACCTCGGGGACAACTTCCAGTCCGTCCTCATCTCCAACGCGATCGCCGAGATGAGCCACTTCGTCAATACGGTGCACCTCCTTTCGCGTGACGTCACCGAGTCCGTCTACCTCGGTGACCTCTTGGTGACGGCCTACTCGAGCTACAGCCGCAATCGTACCTTCGGCAACATGATCGGTAAGGGCTACAGCGTGCGCGCCGCTCAGATGGAGATGAACATGGTGGCCGAGGGCTACTACGGAGCCAAGTGTGTCCACGAGATCAACCAGCGCTACCAGGTGACGATGCCCATCTGTAAGGCCGTCTATGATATTCTCTACGGCGGCGCTCCCGTTGAGCAGACGATCCGTCAGCTCAGCACCCTCTTCAAGTAG